From a region of the Arachis ipaensis cultivar K30076 chromosome B09, Araip1.1, whole genome shotgun sequence genome:
- the LOC107619528 gene encoding uncharacterized protein LOC107619528, whose amino-acid sequence MTCTSLSLSAAPKFSGDKYDFWKIKMRRFLVANELWEIVDNGFEVPVANAQLNDGQQQTLRENSSKDAKALFTIQSVVSDKVFPTIMNATTAKEAWDTLQLGYHRTKEVRTDYNPEYARLYAALRTGDWDGTREFLNGHEGALTARISHEGKRALHVAALFGHRHIVEQLLQLMSADNVKLRDNRGLTALHEATYGKDVQLVKCLVEKGNRELLTIPSNTGWIPLTRALSVGNKEMAAYLFSVTPWEELTPEKGSNGVRILIMCYYSQILLDKALELLRYCPKLAVIPLPASHRGRESTLLEALASVPSAFPSGRQLTFWERWIFRRRRNICKVDKSKLTYKHPRELLEIACKELFKLNIAELENSRAHLAVIQAAKMGIPEFIKEVTKENPQLFWGWPDENPRNAIFVGVEYRQASVFDLIHGTVWKNALAEMNDWNGDTLLHMAGLLAPSAQLHDISGAALQMQRELQWFKEVESITPALRKQSLNNDKKTARQLFTEEHKDLVKQGEKWMKGTATSFSLVAALVATVVFAAAFTVPGGNDQITGYPIFSKKKAFVVFVLSDAISLFSSSTSIIMFLGILTSRYAEDDFLKALPVKLITGLLTLFISMASMLVAFSAALFVVLHGKAWIVIPLSFLACVPIASFIWLQFPLFVEITMSTFGPSIFDRNANKHWLTR is encoded by the exons ATGACTTGCACTAGTCTTTCCTTATCTGCCGCACCAAAATTTTCTGGGGACAAGTATGATTTCTGGAAAATTAAAATGAGACGCTTCCTAGTGGCAAATGAATTGTGGGAAATTGTGGACAATGGTTTTGAAGTTCCAGTAGCGAACGCACAATTAAATGATGGGCAACAACAAACTTTGAGAGAAAATTCCTCTAAAGATGCAAAGGCTCTCTTCACCATCCAATCTGTAGTCTCAGATAAAGTTTTTCCAACCATTATGAATGCCACTACAGCCAAGGAAGCCTGGGACACATTGCAGCTTGGGTATCATCGCACAAAG GAAGTGAGGACGGATTACAATCCAGAATACGCACGATTATATGCAGCATTGCGCACTGGTGATTGGGACGGCACTCGTGAATTTCTTAACGGGCATGAGGGAGCATTGACCGCGAGAATTTCGCACGAGGGTAAGAGAGCTCTTCACGTTGCAGCTCTATTCGGGCACCGCCACATCGTGGAGCAACTGTTGCAGTTAATGTCAGCAGACAACGTTAAACTGAGAGACAATAGAGGACTCACGGCTCTTCATGAAGCTACTTACGGTAAAGACGTCCAGCTGGTAAAATGCCTTGTGGAAAAAGGCAACAGGGAATTACTTACTATTCCTTCAAACACTGGTTGGATTCCCCTCACACGTGCTCTTAGCGTTGGTAACAAGGAAATGGCTGCTTATCTTTTTTCAGTCACACCATGGGAAGAATTAACACCTGAAAAGGGATCTAATGGGGTTAGAATTCTCATCATGTGCTATTATTCTCAGATATTGTTAG ATAAGGCTCTAGAATTGTTGCGTTATTGCCCAAAGTTAGCAGTAATACCGTTACCAGCAAGCCATCGTGGGCGTGAATCAACTCTTTTGGAGGCTTTGGCAAGTGTACCTTCTGCCTTTCCTAGTGGGCGTCAACTCACGTTCTGGGAAAGATGGATCTTTAGAA GAAGACGGAATATATGCAAGGTTGATAAATCAAAGTTAACCTATAAGCACCCTCGTGAGCTTCTAGAGATTGCATGTAAAGAGCTATTCAAATTAAATATAGCAGAACTTGAAAATAGTCGAGCACATCTCGCAGTTATTCAAGCTGCCAAAATGGGGATCCCAGAGTTTATCAAGGAAGTGACAAAGGAGAACCCACAACTCTTCTGGGGATGGCCAGACGAAAATCCGAGAAACGCTATATTTGTTGGTGTTGAATATCGCCAAGCCAGTGTTTTTGATCTTATTCACGGTACGGTTTGGAAAAATGCACTTGCGGAGATGAATGACTGGAATGGTGACACTCTGCTTCACATGGCAGGACTGTTAGCTCCGAGCGCACAGCTTCATGATATCTCTGGTGCTGCTTTACAAATGCAAAGAGAATTGCAGTGGTTTAAG GAAGTGGAGAGTATCACGCCAGCTCTAAGAAAGCAATCTCTAAACAACGACAAGAAAACTGCTCGACAATTGTTTACAGAGGAACACAAAGATTTGGTGAAACAAGGTGAGAAATGGATGAAAGGAACAGCCACTTCATTTAGTCTTGTAGCTGCTCTTGTAGCCACGGTGGTTTTTGCGGCTGCATTTACAGTTCCAGGTGGTAATGACCAGATCACAGGTTACCCTATTTTCTCAAAGAAAAAGGCATTTGTGGTGTTTGTATTATCTGATGCAATATCGCTCTTTTCTTCTTCAACTTCCATAATCATGTTCTTAGGCATTCTCACTTCCCGTTATGCTGAAGATGATTTTCTCAAGGCATTACCTGTGAAGCTTATCACAGGCCTTCTGACTTTATTTATCTCCATGGCATCCATGTTGGTAGCATTTTCTGCGGCGCTCTTTGTTGTGCTTCACGGGAAAGCATGGATTGTTATACCTTTAAGTTTTCTTGCTTGTGTTCCAATTGCTTCCTTCATTTGGTTGCAGTTTCCACTTTTTGTGGAGATCACAATGTCAACCTTCGGGCCAAGCATCTTTGATAGGAATGCTAATAAGCACTGGCTCACTCGATAA
- the LOC107616496 gene encoding uncharacterized protein LOC107616496, whose translation MAANKRQPAYNHTRQAGRGKRPKEHSKDGAQAKTFKQFPRVGNLSADRRQRHPVEAPATKRQDGGKKNLYCDYHKGYGHKTQDCFDLKDALEQAIREEKLAEFSHLIREPQRRDRDRPGDDKSRTVKQRQEPEEDNECSLTIVNVVVERDVAPRSKSVNRKDTKVLAVSSSSSALPSRRILSISFGPKDQWFDDLPENPPMVITARVGTGLVKRILVDTGADSNIMFRNVFDALGLRDADLKSH comes from the exons ATGgctgccaacaaacggcagccTGCCTATAACCATACCCGTCAGGCCGGTAGAGGGAAAAGGCCTAAGGAACACTCCAAGGACGGGGCCCAGGCTAAAACCTTCAAGCAGTTCCCCCGGGTAGGAAA TCTATCAGCAGATCGCCGACAAAGGCATCCTGTCGAAGCACCGGCAACTAAAAGACAGGACGGGGGAAAAAAAAATCTCTATTGCGACTACCATAAGGGCTACGGCCACAAGACCCAAGATTGTTTCGACCTAAAAGATGCCTTGGAGCAGGCGATCCGGGAAGAAAAGTTGGCCGAGTTCTCCCACCTTATAAGAGAACCCCAGAGACGGGATCGCGATCGGCCTGGCGATGACAAGAGCCGCACTGTGAAGCAGAGACAAGAACCAGAGGAGGACAATGAGTGCAGCCTCACCATCGTGAACGTCGTGGTCGAGAGAGACGTGGCTCCTAGGTCGAAATCGGTAAATAGGAAGGACACCAAAGTCTTGGCCGTGTCATCATCCAGTTCTGCCCTTCCCTCCAGGAGGATACTGTCAATATCATTCGGACCCAaggaccaatggtttgacgaCTTACCAGAGAACCCTCCGATGGTGATCACAGCTAGAGTTGGAACTGGCTTAGTAAAGCGAATCCTAGTGGACACTGGAGCcgactcaaacatcatgtttcGCAATGTGTTTGATGCTTTGGGCCTCCGAGATGCCGACTTAAAGTCCCATTGA